A region from the Halosolutus gelatinilyticus genome encodes:
- a CDS encoding winged helix-turn-helix transcriptional regulator — MVETDGEEIEDLPPSAKLVFKVLEYDGPLTQKQIVEESMLSARTVRYALERLEEIGIVDEDIYFADARQSLYRIEEPVAADGNGVEESPKKDACCAE; from the coding sequence ATGGTAGAGACCGACGGGGAGGAGATCGAGGACTTGCCACCGAGCGCGAAACTCGTCTTCAAGGTTCTGGAGTACGACGGCCCGCTGACGCAGAAACAAATCGTCGAGGAATCGATGCTTTCCGCTCGAACCGTTCGGTACGCGCTCGAACGTCTCGAAGAGATCGGCATCGTCGACGAGGATATCTACTTCGCAGACGCCCGACAGAGCCTCTACCGGATCGAAGAACCGGTCGCGGCCGACGGTAACGGCGTCGAGGAGTCCCCCAAGAAAGACGCCTGCTGCGCCGAGTAG